In Listeria cossartiae subsp. cossartiae, the DNA window AGTCAAAATAACGTTTCGCGTGAAGGGGAGGTAAGGTCATTAAAACAGGTTTAATATCCAGTTTTTTAAGGCGTGCAATCATCTCGAGAAGTTGCGTTTCAAAAACGGCAAGTGGTGTGCTAGGAATGTGTTCTGCTGTCGGATTTTCGGATACTTCCACCCAGTTAAAATCACAATCATTTCCGCCAAATTCGATAATGGCGATATCATTTGTCGCATCTTTTGCTAAGTCTTTTGTTAGAATTTCGTGGCCTTTAGTTATCGTGCGGCCCATTGTGGAATGATTTTGAAAAGTCAGGCCAAGTTTTTCAGATGCTCGTTTAATGCAGTTGTTTTTAAGCAAAGTATAGCGATTTTTTTCAGGATTGAAAAGAACGCCTTTCATAATACTATCGCCCCAAACACCAACTGACTGAATGGTTTTCTTCATAATCATCACTCCTTTCATTAATCATACCACAAAAAAAGCGAAAGGCACGATTTGTTCTCTAGGGAAAAATCGCGCCTCGCACTTTTTAATTCGTCACTTTGTATAAATAGATTTTCCAGTATGATTCTTGGTTGTTGAAGGCCTTTTCGAATTGAAGACCGATGTCCGCTGCATTATCAATCGGAACAGCCGATAAAATATATTCGCCACCGACCGCTTTAAACGTCGCCGAATTAAAATCTAGCTGTTTAATATGTTTATCTGAATCTTTTCCGAAGTCATAGTTTTTCCCTAACTCAGCAGAAAATAAATAACAACGATTGCCCCAATTATCATAATAATCTTCTAAAACAGGACTCTTATCTAACTCACCAGCAATAATTTTCCGGAAGGCCTTTTTATATGCAAGTGGATAGGAATTAACGTAGCCATCCACTGTATAAAAGCCATTTTCCTGAGAGACAGACGGATGCAGTCCAATGCTACCAACGCGATAACTTGACTGCGGCTTGCCAATATAATCTTTAATTTCCTCAAATTGCTCCGTCGCATAAAATTGATTAATGCTTGGCGAGCCATTTCCGGTGCGATAGTAAATCTCAGAATTATTAGCGAAAACGACCACGAGTTGCAGTACAATCGCCACATACGCCAACTTCCGCCACCAATTTCCTTTTTTAATTAAGTAAACAATCGCAAGTGCAAATAATCCATAAAATAAAAACGGCTGTAAAAAGTGGAACCGCGAAAAATTAAACGTCCGCATGATTTCCACGTTCTCTTTAATGACATTCCAGCCCTTGTACCACCAAAATCCATACCAAAAAGATAAAAACAAATTAAATCCGAACAGCCATAAAAATAGCTTTTCTTTCACCCATTCGCGCTTAACGATGATGAGTACAAGAACGAGAAGTAAAATTGGTAAAATAACGAATCCAGCCAGCGCCTGATCGTGCGTATGCCCATTAATAAAATTTTTAAAGCTCAGCCGAAACGAACTTAAAAAAGATAACTGCGGTAAACTAAATTCACTTCTCGAATCTGGTTCGGGGTGCAAAAACATCCCATAAATAAAGCGATAATTCACCAAGGCGTAAAGCAAGCCCATATAAATCATACTAAGTAAAAAGCGGATATTCACTTGTTTTTTCTTAATCACATCATATAGCCAAATACACCCAACCATTACTAAAAAGAAACAAAATCCTAAAATTAAACTTGAGTAAAATGGAAGCAATGTTAGGATGACCACGTTCCAAATACGTCGCCGATTATTTCTAATGTTCAAAAATGCCCACAAAGCAAGCGGCATTCCGAGCGTACTCAACATACCCGATGGCCAAAATGGTGTCAGCGCAAATGCTAAGGAAACAAAATAAAGCGGCACGAGATATTTTTTATCTTTAATAAGATAATCCCTCGCCCATAAAAACAACCCTAAAAATGCAAATACACGTGTAATTAATTGGCTTACCGCAAACGCAATCGGCGCACTGAAAATCATATAAAGCCAATCAATACCAACAAACTCTGAATCAAAAGAATCTCTCGGAACACTATCATCCATTATTTGATCGATATTAGCTGTCCCAACTTTTGCGGTATAATCTCCGCTATCCAAAACCATTTTGTACCAAGTCATATTGGAATCCAAGTTATCATGAATCCTCACATGACTATTCCCGCCAAGAATAAATAATGGAGCGACATAAATTGCCAATAACAGAAGTGCGACGATTAGCCACTTATGCTTTTTCCACATAATTCTCCTCCTTCATTATCTCTACTATTATATGTACCCGAGAAAACTAGTTTCAATTATATCAAAGGAAACGAGATTTGTTCATTCATAAGGGTATAATTTTAACACTATCTTATTCTTGTTTGAACATTAAGTGTGGCGAAAACGTCACAACTTCCTCTTTTATATAGGCAGTTTTGTCTGATTGGCTTGTTCCAGGAAGCTGTTTTAGCGAGTATGATACGTTTAAGATAATTATTCAAGTAGAACAAATAAAGTCTATTTTGAGTAATTTCAATAATTAGTAGTAAAAGGAGAATTATCATGCTAAAATACAACTGGCAAAAAGTGTTCGTTGTAATGGTTGCGGTTGCGCTTGTTTTTCAACTGGTTCCATGGTCTAATATCTTCGCCGGAGCAGAAGAAAATCAAACAAAAACAACCCAACAGATAACTCAACCAGATAATCAAAAAGTAGCGGATGAAAACAAAACAACCGTAATACCTGACAATAAAGAGACAACTAAAAATCTAGTTAATGGAAAGCAATTACTAAAAGGTTCCGTTGATTGGAATTTTACAAATAAAGTAACAGACGCAAACGGGAATACGAAAGAAACTTATGCACCAGGAGACTCACTCAAGTTTTCACTAAGTTTGGCCATCCCATCCTATTCAGAAGCAGTCTTGGATGAAACTTATACATTTTGGATACAAAAAGACTTCTTCCAAGGAGACAAAGTGACATTTGTTAATCCAGCAATTGATGGGTTAACGCCGAGACAAAATGTTTTTACAGCTGATTCCATGAAAAACTCGATTGGCACAAAGACTATTAATGGTGTCCAGTATGTTGGTTA includes these proteins:
- a CDS encoding DUF6044 family protein; translation: MWKKHKWLIVALLLLAIYVAPLFILGGNSHVRIHDNLDSNMTWYKMVLDSGDYTAKVGTANIDQIMDDSVPRDSFDSEFVGIDWLYMIFSAPIAFAVSQLITRVFAFLGLFLWARDYLIKDKKYLVPLYFVSLAFALTPFWPSGMLSTLGMPLALWAFLNIRNNRRRIWNVVILTLLPFYSSLILGFCFFLVMVGCIWLYDVIKKKQVNIRFLLSMIYMGLLYALVNYRFIYGMFLHPEPDSRSEFSLPQLSFLSSFRLSFKNFINGHTHDQALAGFVILPILLLVLVLIIVKREWVKEKLFLWLFGFNLFLSFWYGFWWYKGWNVIKENVEIMRTFNFSRFHFLQPFLFYGLFALAIVYLIKKGNWWRKLAYVAIVLQLVVVFANNSEIYYRTGNGSPSINQFYATEQFEEIKDYIGKPQSSYRVGSIGLHPSVSQENGFYTVDGYVNSYPLAYKKAFRKIIAGELDKSPVLEDYYDNWGNRCYLFSAELGKNYDFGKDSDKHIKQLDFNSATFKAVGGEYILSAVPIDNAADIGLQFEKAFNNQESYWKIYLYKVTN
- a CDS encoding SGNH/GDSL hydrolase family protein: MKKTIQSVGVWGDSIMKGVLFNPEKNRYTLLKNNCIKRASEKLGLTFQNHSTMGRTITKGHEILTKDLAKDATNDIAIIEFGGNDCDFNWVEVSENPTAEHIPSTPLAVFETQLLEMIARLKKLDIKPVLMTLPPLHAKRYFDFITRDGLSKENILQFLGGDVEMIYRWQERYSNTISRIATETGSHIIDIRDSFLAEFHYEKLLCADGIHPNEAGHIAMSHKFVQYASFHKV